A window of Panicum virgatum strain AP13 chromosome 8K, P.virgatum_v5, whole genome shotgun sequence contains these coding sequences:
- the LOC120644905 gene encoding LRR receptor kinase SERK2-like, with amino-acid sequence MKLLAFVLVLLVCLQSSAAAEFQVEALYEMRQHLIDNSGVLNDWKDNQMSACYWEHITCQDNKFVTKISLSSSGLTGVLSPSIAKLTNLQQLLLNGNSITGGIPQEFGNLSSLTTLNLGRNNLNGSIPDSLGHLPKLEILDLSQNNLSGSIPSSFLNLPSLNNINLAYNNLSGEIPQYLLQVAQYNYTGNHLNCDQHLFSCEGGSTRTGGSKNSKLKVVLGSIAGAITLFVIGALVVLWWQRMRYRPEIFIDVSGQNDHRLEFGQIKRFSWRELQIATNNFSEQNVLGKGGFGKVYKGVLPGPDSIKIAVKRLFNVESPERDLTFLREVELISIAVHKNILRLIGFCTTPTERLLVYPFMENLSVASRLRDIKLNEPALDWSTRMRIALGAACGLEYLHEHCNPKIIHRDVKAANVLLDGNFEAVVGDFGLAKMVDIGRNTVTTLVRGTMGHIAPEYIKTGRPSVKTDVFGYGVTLLEIVTGERAIAFYPDRIEEAGEIMLIDQVKILMEEGRLHEIVDRNLGGAYNREELEKITQIALLCTHMDPDQRPVMSEVVQMLEGEFVPVERWEEWQLAELNRRQQHETRQQRKLFSFSEESLNIQEAIELSTGR; translated from the exons ATGAAGTTGCTAGCTTTTGTGCTAGTTTTATTGGTATGTCTACaatcttctgctgctgctgagttcCAAG TTGAAGCACTCTATGAAATGAGGCAACACCTCATCGATAACAGTGGTGTCCTTAATGACTGGAAGGATAATCAAATGAGCGCCTGCTATTGGGAACATATCACTTGTCAAGACAACAAATTTGTTACAAAAAT AAGTTTGTCCTCATCTGGATTGACAGGGGTCTTGTCACCCAGCATAGCAAAGCTAACAAATTTACAACAGCT GTTATTGAATGGCAACAGCATAACTGGAGGAATTCCACAGGAGTTTGGGAACCTATCAAGTTTAACAACTCTAAACCTTGGACGAAATAATTTAAATGGCTCAATACCGGATTCCCTAGGCCATCTTCCTAAACTTGAAATTCT GGATCTAAGCCAAAACAATTTAAGCGGGAGTATTCCAAGCTCTTTCTTAAATCTTCCATCATTGAATAATAT CAACCTTGCGTATAATAATCTTAGCGGTGAAATACCACAATATCTACTTCAGGTGGCTCAATACAA CTATACAGGTAACCATTTGAATTGTGACCAGCATTTATTTTCATGTGAAGGAGGCAGCACAAGGACAG GCGGATCAAAAAACTCCAAGCTAAAGGTGGTTCTTGGAAGCATTGCTGGAGCAATCACTCTCTTTGTCATTGGAGCTCTAGTTGTCTTATGGTGGCAAAGAATGCGATACCGACCTGAAATCTTCATTGATGTCTCAG GTCAGAATGATCACAGACTAGAGTTTGGGCAGATAAAGCGGTTCTCATGGCGAGAGCTCCAGATTGCAACTAACAATTTCAGTGAACAGAATGTTCTTGGCAAGGGTGGTTTTGGTAAGGTGTACAAAGGAGTTCTTCCAGGTCCAGACAGTATAAAGATTGCAGTGAAACGACTGTTTAACGTGGAAAGTCCTGAACGGGACCTGACTTTCCTCAGAGAAGTTGAATTGATAAGCATTGCTGTACATAAGAACATATTAAGATTGATAGGGTTCTGTACAACACCGACAGAAAGACTCTTGGTCTACCCTTTCATGGAGAATCTGAGTGTTGCTTCCCGTTTAAGAG ATATAAAACTAAATGAACCAGCATTAGATTGGTCTACAAGAATGCGAATTGCTCTTGGTGCCGCCTGTGGATTGGAATACCTTCATGAGCACTGTAATCCCAAGATCATCCACCGTGATGTGAAGGCTGCCAATGTCCTACTTGATGGGAACTTTGAAGCAGTTGTAGGAGATTTTGGGTTGGCGAAGATGGTGGACATAGGGAGGAACACAGTCACGACGCTGGTTCGTGGCACTATGGGCCACATAGCTCCTGAGTACATAAAGACAGGAAGGCCATCAGTTAAGACAGATGTATTTGGATATGGTGTCACACTATTAGAGATTGTAACAGGGGAGCGAGCAATTGCATTCTATCCTGACCGTATCGAAGAAGCAGGCGAGATCATGCTGATTGATCAG GTCAAAATATTGATGGAAGAAGGGCGACTACATGAAATTGTCGATCGCAATCTAGGTGGTGCATACAACCGTGAAGAGCTGGAGAAGATTACCCAGATAGCACTCCTCTGCACCCACATGGACCCTGATCAGCGCCCTGTAATGTCTGAGGTGGTGCAGATGCTGGAAGGAGAGTTTGTCCCAGTAGAGCGATGGGAGGAATGGCAGCTAGCTGAGCTCAACCGACGACAACAGCACGAAACGAGGCAGCAGCGCAAACTATTCAGCTTCAGTGAAGAATCTCTAAACATTCAGGAAGCTATTGAGCTGTCAACTGGCAGATGA